A portion of the Flavobacterium limnophilum genome contains these proteins:
- a CDS encoding vWA domain-containing protein, producing the protein MQFKHPEILYFLFLLVIPILVHLFQLRRFKKEYFTNVRFLKELSIQTRKSSKIKKWLLLATRLLLLTCIIIAFAQPFFKAKDSKNNSNEMYIVLDNSFSMQAKGQKGELLKRAVQELLENTPENQTFSLITNSETFWNTDIKSIRTELQNLKYSALPFQLESAMAKIKSRKSAFNKDIVVITDAVGLESKQVKSIDKDFNTYFIIPETEHENNTSIDSVFIHQTLDDFYEIGLKLSAFGEKDKQIPVALYNQNKLIAKTLTKFETKDKTIYFTIPKKDFHGYASIIDNGLEYDNNLYFSISKPKKNNVISIGTPEKSNFLSRIYTNDEFNFNNFSIETLDYNALEKQNTIVLNELDEIPQALQTTLKSFVEKGGNLVLIPSAKTSTTNLNPFLKIFGNIQFKSLENKEKLITKINFNHPLFSGVFENKINNFQYPKTKTFFRITGSNPAVLYYEDQTTFLTSISNPISSVYVFAAPINQENSNFQQSPLIVPVFYKMGIHNQNNGVNALTIGNNNPFLVDATLSKDEILKVQNDAETFIPVQQMLNDKVKLTFNDYPELAGNFGIYNQKERLQNISFNYNRTESDLAQANENVLSDYKTIDSIETVFDTLQTDRTDSQIWKWFVIFALLFLVTEMAIIRFVK; encoded by the coding sequence ATGCAATTCAAACATCCAGAAATCCTCTATTTCCTTTTCTTGTTGGTTATACCAATTCTGGTTCATTTGTTTCAATTGCGCCGTTTCAAAAAGGAATATTTCACGAATGTCCGTTTCCTGAAAGAGCTTTCCATTCAAACCCGAAAGAGTTCCAAAATCAAGAAATGGCTGCTTTTAGCCACTCGTTTGTTATTGTTAACTTGCATTATCATTGCTTTTGCCCAGCCTTTTTTCAAAGCCAAAGACAGCAAAAACAATTCCAACGAAATGTATATCGTTTTGGATAATTCTTTTTCGATGCAAGCCAAAGGTCAAAAAGGTGAACTACTGAAAAGAGCCGTTCAGGAATTGCTGGAAAACACACCCGAAAATCAAACTTTTTCCCTGATTACTAATTCCGAAACGTTTTGGAACACCGATATCAAATCCATTCGAACGGAATTACAAAACCTAAAATACAGTGCGTTGCCGTTTCAGTTGGAAAGTGCAATGGCAAAAATAAAATCCAGAAAATCAGCTTTTAACAAAGATATTGTCGTGATTACTGACGCTGTTGGATTGGAATCCAAACAAGTAAAAAGCATTGACAAAGATTTCAATACGTATTTTATTATCCCGGAAACGGAACACGAAAACAACACTTCGATTGACAGCGTTTTTATTCATCAAACTCTGGACGATTTCTATGAAATTGGTTTAAAATTATCTGCTTTTGGCGAAAAAGACAAGCAAATTCCTGTCGCTCTATACAATCAAAATAAACTGATTGCAAAGACTCTGACGAAATTTGAAACCAAAGACAAAACCATCTATTTTACTATTCCGAAAAAGGATTTCCACGGTTATGCTTCTATAATTGACAATGGATTGGAATACGATAACAATTTGTATTTCAGCATTTCGAAACCTAAAAAAAACAATGTAATCAGCATTGGAACGCCTGAAAAATCGAACTTTTTGTCACGAATTTATACCAATGACGAATTCAATTTCAACAATTTTTCGATTGAAACCTTGGATTACAATGCGCTCGAAAAGCAAAATACGATTGTTTTAAATGAATTGGATGAAATTCCGCAAGCCTTGCAAACCACTTTGAAATCATTCGTGGAAAAAGGCGGAAATCTTGTTCTTATTCCATCAGCAAAAACTTCTACGACAAACCTCAATCCGTTTTTGAAAATCTTTGGAAACATCCAATTCAAATCTTTGGAAAACAAGGAAAAATTAATCACTAAAATAAACTTCAATCATCCTTTGTTTAGTGGTGTTTTCGAGAATAAAATCAATAATTTTCAATATCCAAAAACGAAAACTTTTTTTAGAATTACTGGCTCTAATCCAGCGGTATTGTATTATGAAGATCAGACTACGTTTTTGACTTCCATTAGCAATCCAATTTCTTCTGTTTATGTTTTTGCTGCGCCAATTAATCAGGAAAATTCCAATTTTCAACAATCGCCTTTGATTGTTCCTGTTTTTTACAAAATGGGGATTCATAATCAAAATAATGGCGTGAATGCCTTGACAATCGGCAATAACAATCCATTTTTGGTTGATGCCACTTTGTCAAAAGACGAAATTTTGAAAGTTCAAAACGATGCTGAAACCTTTATTCCTGTACAACAAATGCTGAACGATAAAGTAAAGTTGACATTCAACGATTATCCAGAACTAGCAGGAAATTTTGGAATTTACAACCAAAAAGAACGTTTACAAAACATCAGTTTTAACTACAATAGAACCGAAAGTGATTTGGCTCAAGCCAATGAAAATGTCCTTTCTGACTACAAAACCATCGATTCTATTGAAACTGTTTTCGATACCTTACAAACCGACCGAACCGACAGTCAAATTTGGAAATGGTTTGTTATATTTGCATTGCTTTTTCTGGTAACCGAAATGGCAATTATACGATTTGTGAAGTAA
- a CDS encoding potassium channel family protein yields the protein MRWGWIDLISSIPMINYFRAGRLLRLIRLFRIVRAFRSSRMLLHHIFKNKAKGTFTTVSIFAVMLIIFSSIAILQVENTKEGNIKTAEDALWWAYVTITTVGYGDKFPVTTEGRIIAVVLMTAGVGLFGTFTAYASSLFVEEREK from the coding sequence ATGCGATGGGGTTGGATTGATTTAATTTCAAGTATTCCAATGATAAATTATTTTAGAGCAGGAAGATTGTTAAGATTGATTAGGTTGTTCAGAATTGTTAGAGCTTTCCGTTCTTCGAGAATGCTTTTGCATCACATTTTCAAGAATAAGGCAAAAGGAACATTTACAACTGTTTCCATTTTTGCAGTAATGCTGATAATATTTTCATCGATAGCTATTTTACAGGTTGAAAATACAAAAGAAGGAAATATAAAAACGGCTGAAGATGCTTTGTGGTGGGCTTATGTTACAATAACAACGGTTGGTTATGGAGATAAATTTCCAGTAACAACAGAAGGTAGAATTATTGCCGTTGTATTGATGACCGCTGGAGTTGGGCTTTTTGGAACATTTACCGCTTACGCATCGTCTTTGTTTGTTGAGGAAAGAGAAAAGTAA
- a CDS encoding BRO-N domain-containing protein, with translation MSDIKLFEDKRMRSYWDEKEEQWYFSVVDVIEVLTGSSIPKRYWTDLKKKLTKEGSQLYDNIVQLKFVAADGKKYATDCLNTTHLFRLIQSIPSPKAEPFKLWLAQVGSERLDEMQDPEIGIDRALQHYLQLGYSENWINQRLKSIEIRKELTDEWKSRGLKEGTQFAILTDIITKAWSDKTTKEYKILKGLKKENLRDNMSNTELILNMLAEASTKDISQAVDPKNFAESQKVAQQGGNVAKVALKELEAKTGKKVVTSISSKTLLEDKKQ, from the coding sequence ATGAGCGACATAAAATTATTTGAAGATAAAAGAATGCGTTCCTATTGGGATGAAAAAGAGGAGCAATGGTATTTTTCGGTTGTAGATGTAATAGAAGTTTTAACAGGTAGTTCTATTCCAAAAAGATATTGGACTGATTTAAAAAAGAAACTAACCAAGGAAGGAAGTCAGTTGTACGATAATATCGTACAACTGAAATTTGTTGCAGCTGATGGGAAAAAATATGCTACGGATTGTTTAAACACGACTCATTTATTTCGCTTAATCCAATCCATTCCATCGCCAAAAGCAGAACCTTTTAAGCTTTGGTTGGCTCAAGTAGGTAGCGAAAGATTAGACGAAATGCAGGATCCCGAAATAGGAATTGACAGGGCTTTGCAACATTATTTGCAATTGGGTTATTCTGAAAACTGGATTAATCAGCGTTTGAAAAGCATTGAAATTAGAAAAGAACTTACTGACGAATGGAAAAGTAGAGGATTGAAAGAAGGTACACAATTTGCCATATTAACCGATATAATTACAAAAGCTTGGTCTGATAAAACAACCAAAGAATACAAAATTTTGAAGGGTTTGAAAAAAGAAAATCTTCGGGATAATATGAGTAATACGGAGTTGATTTTGAATATGCTTGCCGAAGCTTCAACCAAAGATATTTCGCAGGCGGTTGATCCAAAGAATTTTGCGGAAAGTCAAAAAGTGGCGCAACAAGGCGGAAATGTAGCCAAAGTTGCTTTGAAAGAATTGGAAGCCAAGACGGGTAAAAAAGTAGTTACAAGTATTTCTTCAAAGACACTTTTGGAAGATAAAAAACAGTAG
- a CDS encoding lactonase family protein, producing MKNTVTILLSILALTTLQAQENKLNLIVGTYTKSCESKGIYVYEFDSNTGDFSLKSNTEKIINPSYLTVSNDNKFVYSVSENDKKSSVSAFGFNSKSGKLDFINYQNPNGLNPCYIINDEKNVITANYSSGSISVLGKNSDGSIGVVKQVVQHTGKSINASRQEAPHAHMVYFSPDKKYVLANDLGTDKVYLYQNNPNSATEVLTLKSSIDVKPGSGPRHLIFSKDGKYVYVLQELDGTITSFSYAEGMLKKVSETTVVAPDFKGDIGAADIHISPDGKFLYATNRGTANDISVFKILKNGKLELVQRTSTLGKGPRNFNIDPTGNFLLVGHQYTNDIVIFKRDKKTGILSNTGKKIELCSPVCLVFTKQ from the coding sequence ATGAAAAATACAGTTACCATTCTTCTTTCCATTTTAGCTTTGACAACATTACAAGCCCAGGAAAACAAACTCAATTTGATTGTTGGAACTTACACCAAAAGTTGCGAAAGTAAAGGGATTTATGTGTATGAATTCGATTCGAATACGGGAGATTTCAGTCTTAAAAGTAATACCGAAAAAATTATCAATCCTAGTTATTTAACGGTTTCCAACGACAATAAATTTGTCTATTCGGTAAGCGAAAACGATAAAAAAAGTTCAGTTAGTGCTTTTGGATTTAATTCAAAAAGTGGAAAATTGGATTTTATTAATTATCAAAATCCAAACGGATTGAATCCTTGTTACATAATCAATGATGAAAAAAACGTGATTACGGCCAATTATTCCAGTGGTAGTATCTCGGTTTTGGGTAAAAATAGTGATGGAAGTATTGGTGTAGTTAAACAAGTTGTGCAACACACCGGAAAAAGCATCAATGCCAGTCGACAAGAAGCACCACACGCCCATATGGTATATTTTTCGCCAGACAAAAAATATGTTTTGGCCAATGATTTAGGAACCGACAAAGTGTATTTGTACCAAAATAATCCAAATTCCGCGACAGAAGTTTTAACGCTCAAAAGCAGTATTGATGTTAAACCTGGAAGTGGTCCGAGACATTTAATCTTCAGTAAAGACGGTAAATATGTGTACGTTTTGCAAGAATTGGACGGAACCATAACTTCGTTTAGTTATGCCGAGGGAATGTTGAAAAAAGTAAGCGAAACTACAGTTGTTGCGCCAGATTTTAAAGGAGATATTGGAGCAGCCGATATCCATATTTCGCCTGACGGGAAGTTTTTGTATGCTACCAATCGAGGAACTGCCAATGATATTTCGGTTTTTAAAATTTTGAAAAACGGAAAATTGGAATTGGTGCAAAGAACGAGCACTTTAGGAAAAGGACCTCGAAATTTCAATATTGATCCAACGGGAAATTTTCTTTTGGTGGGGCATCAATATACCAATGATATCGTGATTTTCAAAAGAGACAAAAAGACAGGAATACTTAGCAATACCGGAAAAAAGATAGAATTGTGTTCACCAGTTTGTTTGGTGTTTACGAAGCAGTAA